One Maniola hyperantus chromosome Z, iAphHyp1.2, whole genome shotgun sequence DNA window includes the following coding sequences:
- the LOC117995891 gene encoding KIF-binding protein-like yields MGTLIKITSVFDGVKNLVKDKNTSNRLQSLKKDILILQSELLVLGKENHGLYIRSLAMEGYLALLSAKTMPLSHSEKKNILIVAFDKLKQFALREECLFIFLRIQNLLCYFLIQLDEINNAKDILENMEEMYDKISKSKPDIYIDAEDLFTIEPIGNIKRMNPEKIDKLITNNVQMLAFLYNKLNVPQKYTLYNHTALRRQLEMKEGTPQDWALRTARLGNYFTYLNQLGNARHHLCAAYHILRTCHDNCKLMPEEFVIQKADFEMYFLELSHHWVKYGLTLFKLSRKRILSHFFSQTASGGSGADLWKTVNLLNENLEDSETGKENSKDSGAEKFDKGDCLSDKVYIFRSLDLTDIEKKVPIEEISNAEEARKLFSFTHKWLKRAEHYYDFEHHSAQYISCSLQLAELYEHLAFFEKNLDSQYNIQKRRADILEKLNSLLKNCDNVMSIQIDVIKELSQVQLELMALNLQKLWREESQTNIFNLDTDADSIINSLNSESNKTLTERTLNSSSKNIFLRKMEAATTINGKLFRLSGQLGPRTPSELSFDCGLLKNL; encoded by the coding sequence ATGGGTACTTTAATCAAAATAACTAGTGTTTTTGACGGTGTAAAAAACTTAGTGAAAGATAAGAATACATCTAATCGTCTTCAAAGTCTTAAAAAGGATATATTAATTCTCCAGTCGGAACTTCTTGTATTGGGTAAAGAAAATCATGGTCTTTATATAAGATCATTGGCAATGGAAGGTTATCTCGCACTACTTTCTGCTAAAACAATGCCCTTATCACATAGCgagaaaaaaaacatattaattgTCGCCTTCGACAAACTCAAACAGTTTGCATTACGCGAGGAATGCCTTTTCATTTTTCTTAGAATACAGAATTTACTTTGTTATTTTCTAATACAACTGGATGAAATTAATAATGCAAAGGACATTCTGGAAAATATGGAGGAAATGTACGATAAAATTAGTAAATCTAAACCAGATATATACATTGATGCTGAAGATTTGTTTACAATTGAGCCAATCGGTAACATAAAGAGAATGAATCCAGagaaaatagataaattaataaCGAACAATGTTCAGATGTTAGCTTTCTTatacaataaattaaatgtaCCTCAAAAATATACCCTATATAATCACACAGCACTTAGAAGGCAACTGGAAATGAAAGAGGGTACTCCGCAAGATTGGGCCTTGCGTACTGCGAGACTTGGTAATTACTTTACTTATCTCAACCAACTTGGTAATGCCCGCCATCATTTGTGTGCAGCTTATCACATTTTACGAACCTGCCATGACAATTGTAAACTCATGCCCGAAGAATTCGTTATACAAAAGGCTGATTTTGAAATGTATTTCTTAGAATTAAGTCATCATTGGGTGAAATACGGTCtaacactttttaaattatcaagaAAAAGGATTTTATCCCACTTTTTTTCGCAAACAGCCTCTGGAGGGTCCGGTGCTGATTTATGGAAAACCGTTAATCTACTAAACGAGAATCTTGAAGACTCAGAGACAGGTAAAGAAAACAGCAAGGATTCTGGGGCAGAAAAATTCGATAAAGGGGATTGCTTATCGGACAAAGTTTATATTTTCCGTTCTTTAGACCTCACAGATATAGAGAAAAAAGTTCCGATAGAAGAAATTAGCAACGCAGAGGAAGCGCGAAAACTGTTTTCTTTTACGCACAAATGGCTAAAGCGTGCGGAGCACTATTATGACTTTGAACATCACTCTGCTCAATATATATCGTGTTCGTTACAGCTTGCTGAATTGTATGAACACCTCGCGTTTTTTGAAAAGAATCTTGACAGTCAATATAACATTCAAAAGAGAAGGGCAGATATCTTGGAAAAACTCAATTCTTTGTTGAAAAATTGCGATAATGTTATGTCGATACAAATAGATGTTATTAAAGAGTTGTCTCAAGTCCAACTTGAATTAATGGCGCTTAATTTACAGAAATTGTGGCGTGAAGAGTCACAAACTAATATATTCAACTTGGATACCGATGCAGATTCGATAATAAATTCTCTGAATTCTGAATCAAATAAAACTTTGACGGAAAGGACATTGAATTCGagctctaaaaatatttttctgcgAAAAATGGAAGCAGCTACCACGATAAATGGCAAATTATTTCGGCTAAGCGGGCAGCTAGGTCCAAGAACCCCATCGGAGTTAAGTTTTGATTGCGGATtacttaaaaatttataa
- the LOC117995893 gene encoding solute carrier family 35 member C2, with protein MPGAKYEQLSLKNDAEEDVFTSKAKRKWADVCFQKGLLSLGLILLYFSLSIGLTFYQRWLLKEFHYPLTVVMYHLVVKWILSVLVRLVLYIITGTPQLMLPFITCLRSVGPTGFASGIDVGFSNWGLELVTISLYTMTKSTTIIFILGFAILLGLEKKSWSLVGIVLMIAAGLIMFTYKATQFNLLGFDFLLLASFAAGLRWTFAQLLMQKSKLGLHNPVDMVFHVQPWMFLSLLPFTIMFEGFKCIDYVLKLPQEELMPTVLKVSVGATIAFAMEISEFLVVTYTSSLTLSIAGIFKEMCILVLAVEVSGDQLSPINVVGLALCLLGIIGHIIHKVLFIKSVAGTVHAIDFEENMTRPRLPKSKEEHHEPLLDGHKWQNAASEDSDFDSNVVLFEVLQRRDGR; from the exons ATGCCAGGCGCAAAATATGAACAGCTGTCGCTAAAGAATGATGCCGAAGAAGATGTGTTTACCAGCAAAGCAAAAAGAAAATGGGCAGATGTATGTTTCCAAAAAGGACTCCTTTCTTTAGGCCTAATACTATTATATTTCTCCTTGTCCATTGGGCTCACTTTCTATCAAAGATGGCTTTTAAAG GAATTCCACTACCCGTTGACTGTGGTAATGTACCATTTGGTTGTGAAATGGATACTCTCAGTTCTTGTACGATTGGTCCTGTATATAATAACAGGAACACCGCAATTGATGCTGCCATTTATAACATGTCTGAGATCTGTTGGACCTACTGGCTTTGCTAGCGGTATTGATGTTGGATTCTCCAACTGGGGCCTAGAACTTGTTACCATATCTCTTTATACTATGACCAAATCTACTACCATCATTTTCATTCTTGGATTTGCTATTCTTCTGGGACTCGAAAAAAAG TCGTGGTCGTTAGTGGGGATCGTCCTCATGATAGCAGCCGGGTTGATCATGTTCACATACAAAGCGACGCAGTTCAATCTACTCGGCTTCGATTTCCTCCTGCTCGCATCTTTTGCTGCCGGTCTTCGATGGACGTTCGCCCAACTGCTGATGCAGAAATCGAAATTGGGCCTCCATAACCCCGTGGATATGGTCTTCCATGTACAACCCTGGATGTTCCTTTCGTTACTTCCTTTCACGATAATGTTCGAAG GATTCAAGTGTATCGATTATGTACTGAAACTTCCGCAAGAGGAGTTGATGCCGACCGTGTTGAAGGTGTCTGTCGGGGCGACGATAGCTTTCGCTATGGAGATAAGCGAGTTCCTAGTCGTTACTTATACGTCTAGTCTTACATTGTCCATTGCTGGTATATTTAAG GAAATGTGTATTCTAGTCCTAGCTGTGGAGGTTAGCGGCGATCAACTTAGCCCCATCAATGTAGTGGGTCTGGCTTTGTGTTTGTTGGGTATCATTGGCCACATAATCCACAAGGTTCTCTTCATAAAGTCTGTCGCCGGTACAGTGCATGCAATCGATTTTGAGGAAAATATGACCAGACCACGCTTACCAAAGTCTAAG gAAGAGCACCACGAGCCACTGTTAGATGGGCATAAATGGCAGAACGCTGCAAGCGAAGACAGTGATTTCGATTCAAATGTCGTCCTATTTGAAGTGTTGCAACGGAGAGATGGAAGATAA